The following coding sequences are from one Peromyscus eremicus chromosome X, PerEre_H2_v1, whole genome shotgun sequence window:
- the LOC131899912 gene encoding protein FAM104A-like has protein sequence MGLVRKRRRDVNEEDPHLPRHSKRNKKDQAFQDPQAIESSSNDNEKIHSSIDDTKRESVPKSSLNQDTAELNSNVPEFSHEDDALGQDHGPYSHINQILKEAHLYKLQQRGQSPT, from the exons ATGGGGCTGGTCAG gaaaaggagaagagatgTCAATGAGGAAGACCCCCACCTTCCCCGTCATTCGAAGAGGAATAAGAAGGACCAGGCCTTCCAGGACCCGCAGGCTATAGAG tCATCAAGCAATGATAATGAAAAGATCCACAGCAGCATCGATGACACCAAGAGAGAAAGTGTTCCAAAGAGCAGCTTAAACCAGGACACCGCTGAACTTAACTCCAATGTCCCCGAGTTCTCCCACGAGGACGATGCATTGGGCCAAGACCATGGTCCTTACTCCCACATTAACCAGATCTTGAAGGAAGCTCATTTATACAAACTACAGCAGAGAGGACAATCTCCAACATGA